A segment of the Flavobacterium azooxidireducens genome:
TTGATCTAACATACTTTTGGCTTTTAAAATTATTTATACGAAGTTAGAGAATAAATTCACAACTTTTTATAAATCAGTATTATTTTTCTGTTTTCAACAGGCTAATAATTTGTTCCGCCAATTCTGTTCCAATTCTGTCTTGAGCTTCTAAAGTCGCAGCACCAATATGAGGAGTTAGCGAAATATTAGGATGCATTAATATTTTTATTTCCGGAGTTGGTTCATTTTCAAAAACATCCAAACCGGCAAATAATACTTTTCCTTCATCTAATGCTTCGATTAAAGCAACTTCATCAATAACACCACCACGAGCGGCATTAACAATTCCAACATGATCTTTCATGATGTTTAATTCTTCGCGACCAATTACGTAGCCATCTTGAGCTGGTACGTGTAGTGTAACAAAGTCAGAATGTTTTAATAAATCTTCCATTGGTTCCGTTACAATATCAACATTGATAAACTGACCATTATAAAAATCAACTCGAATTACTGCTTCGCCAACATATTTATCAGAAGCAATAACTTTCATTCCTAAACCGAGAGCCATTTTTGCAACTGCTTGACCAATTCTACCGAAACCGATGATTCCAAGGGTTTTTCCACGTAATTCAATTCCGTTTGCGTAGGCTTTTTTCAAACCTTCAAAATTGGTATCGCCTTCCAATGGCATATTTCTATTGGCATCATGCAGAAAACGAACACCCGAAAACAAATGAGCAAAAACTAATTCGGCTACCGATTCAGAGGATGATGCAGGAGTATTAATAACATGAATTCCTTTTTCGCGAGCATACGTAACATCAATATTATCCATACC
Coding sequences within it:
- a CDS encoding D-2-hydroxyacid dehydrogenase; this translates as MKVLANDGISPSGIKALEKGGFEVITTKVAQEQVVNFINANQVSVILVRSATKVRQDIIDNCPSLKIIGRGGVGMDNIDVTYAREKGIHVINTPASSSESVAELVFAHLFSGVRFLHDANRNMPLEGDTNFEGLKKAYANGIELRGKTLGIIGFGRIGQAVAKMALGLGMKVIASDKYVGEAVIRVDFYNGQFINVDIVTEPMEDLLKHSDFVTLHVPAQDGYVIGREELNIMKDHVGIVNAARGGVIDEVALIEALDEGKVLFAGLDVFENEPTPEIKILMHPNISLTPHIGAATLEAQDRIGTELAEQIISLLKTEK